Proteins from one Deinococcus fonticola genomic window:
- a CDS encoding homoaconitate hydratase (catalyzes the formation of homoisocitrate from cis-homoaconitate), whose translation MARIWKFGDSVNTDDILPGKFAPFMAGEDVFQTFAFHYLRPEFAAQVQPGDVLIGGRNWGLGSSREYAPQALKKLRVGAIVAPSFARIHYRNLLNLGIPAFEYDLTALLQDGDQVELDVNSGVLRHAGGSVQLPPPPEFLREALAEGSILAFFKKHGRFPGEKTS comes from the coding sequence ATGGCCCGCATCTGGAAGTTCGGCGACAGCGTCAACACTGACGATATTCTCCCCGGCAAATTCGCCCCCTTCATGGCGGGCGAGGACGTGTTTCAGACGTTCGCGTTCCATTATCTGCGTCCGGAGTTCGCCGCGCAGGTGCAGCCCGGCGACGTGCTGATCGGTGGGCGCAACTGGGGCCTGGGCAGCAGCCGCGAATACGCTCCGCAGGCCCTCAAGAAACTGCGCGTCGGGGCCATCGTCGCGCCCAGTTTTGCCCGCATTCACTACCGCAACCTGTTGAACCTGGGTATCCCGGCCTTCGAGTACGATCTGACGGCCCTGCTGCAGGACGGCGATCAGGTGGAACTGGACGTGAACTCCGGCGTCCTGCGCCACGCAGGCGGCAGCGTGCAACTGCCCCCGCCGCCGGAATTCCTCCGTGAGGCGCTGGCCGAAGGCAGCATCCTGGCCTTCTTCAAGAAGCACGGGCGTTTCCCCGGCGAGAAAACCAGCTGA
- a CDS encoding ArsR/SmtB family transcription factor encodes MKQGIHIYKANLFKALAHPLRLAILDALRDGEKTVTQLQELTGGEQASMSQHLKVLRNHHFVTSRRDGTLSYYRNEDPDVYKFLDLGRQIYEQQVTRRKHELDTISQFE; translated from the coding sequence ATGAAGCAAGGAATTCACATCTACAAGGCCAACCTCTTCAAAGCCCTGGCCCACCCGCTGCGCCTGGCCATTCTGGACGCCCTGCGCGACGGCGAAAAGACAGTCACGCAACTTCAGGAACTGACCGGCGGCGAGCAGGCCAGCATGAGCCAGCACCTGAAAGTCCTGCGCAACCACCACTTTGTCACGTCGCGCCGCGACGGCACCCTCAGCTACTACCGCAACGAAGACCCGGACGTCTACAAGTTCCTGGATCTGGGCCGCCAGATCTACGAGCAGCAGGTCACGCGCCGCAAGCACGAGCTGGACACCATCAGCCAATTCGAGTAA
- the panD gene encoding aspartate 1-decarboxylase — MERIMFRAKIHRATVTQADLDYVGSVTIDQDLLDAADILPNEKVDIWNITNGNRLHTYALSGPRGSGVIGINGAAAHLMRPGDMVIIAAFGNFSEEEARTLEPKVVLVDARNRLLDFQPV; from the coding sequence GTGGAACGCATCATGTTCAGGGCCAAAATTCACCGGGCCACCGTCACGCAGGCCGACCTGGATTATGTCGGGAGTGTCACCATCGACCAGGACTTGCTGGACGCCGCCGACATCCTGCCCAACGAGAAGGTCGACATCTGGAACATCACCAACGGCAACCGCCTGCACACCTACGCCCTGAGCGGCCCGCGCGGCAGCGGCGTGATCGGCATCAACGGTGCGGCCGCGCACCTGATGCGCCCTGGCGACATGGTGATCATCGCCGCTTTCGGCAACTTCAGCGAAGAGGAAGCCCGCACGCTGGAACCCAAAGTGGTGCTGGTGGACGCCAGAAACCGCCTGCTGGACTTTCAGCCGGTCTGA
- a CDS encoding universal stress protein gives MTKILVTTDTSKLGDAALPHARALARALGAELVLLSVQPDPAAGMAGEFAYAPVSVTAEEMQQEDRELQRALEQVAEGTRVMTERAGGRSIARTILDAAQAEGASMIVMTTHGRSGLGRVLLGSVAEAVVHGATIPVLLVKGEQPVAQWPE, from the coding sequence ATGACGAAGATTCTCGTGACGACCGACACCAGCAAGCTGGGTGACGCGGCCCTGCCTCACGCCCGGGCATTGGCCCGCGCCCTGGGAGCCGAACTCGTGCTGCTGAGCGTGCAACCGGATCCAGCGGCGGGCATGGCCGGTGAGTTCGCCTACGCGCCCGTCAGCGTGACCGCCGAGGAAATGCAGCAGGAAGACCGCGAGTTGCAGCGGGCGCTGGAGCAGGTGGCAGAGGGCACGCGGGTCATGACCGAACGTGCCGGCGGGCGCAGCATCGCGCGAACCATCCTGGACGCCGCGCAGGCCGAGGGCGCCAGCATGATCGTGATGACCACGCATGGGCGCAGCGGCCTGGGGCGCGTGCTGCTGGGCAGCGTGGCCGAGGCCGTGGTGCACGGTGCGACCATTCCGGTGCTGCTGGTCAAAGGAGAGCAACCTGTGGCCCAGTGGCCTGAATAA
- a CDS encoding alpha-amylase family glycosyl hydrolase, translated as MPTTPPPARITPEVQHDHTPAYTEQLGAPRGDTVRVRLRTTLDVTDVKLKFVHVGEIETVPAHAIASLDGQSRWFEATLPLHEARMRYAWQLNFADDHLNFTSLGLHHSRRGFRNWFQYLTGCQPPTWAWEAFFYQIFPDRFRNGDPTNDVQTGEYLYQGRPVEHVAWDTPIDRRGDIHAHYGGDLNGVTQALPYLRDLGITGLWLTPVFVSPSNHRYDITDYRRIDPHLGGQAAWDELVAHADQSGIRIVLDGVFNHMGNENALFQAALAQGDAPERQLFTWRDEPGKPPYHSFFDVPTLPKIDYGNEFAVQEFLSGEESVVRHWLRRGAAGWRLDVAHMIGVSGTDQENLTLHRALKSAARQERPDAYVFGERFYDPELALDGQGEDGSMNYHGFGLPVMQWLSGQSIFGEPSRLAGEELVDILWDAYHALPPQVALSMFNLLESHDIGRAHQRLGESRRKFLAAFTLLCAYPGVPCTYYGSEVGVTQSRAGTMPWCREPMPWDESRWDKPLLEQVKRLIRVRLDTPVLHSGALRFIHAEADAIAFLRETTDAQGRPQRAVALASRRADTHPVTLHLPGGPWRDTLTGEAVPGGTVTLDACGGRLLLHP; from the coding sequence GTGCCTACCACCCCCCCGCCCGCCCGCATAACCCCTGAAGTTCAACACGACCACACGCCTGCCTACACCGAGCAGCTGGGTGCCCCACGGGGCGACACCGTGCGCGTGCGCCTGCGCACCACGCTGGACGTGACGGACGTGAAGTTGAAGTTCGTCCACGTGGGCGAAATCGAGACCGTGCCGGCCCACGCCATCGCCAGTCTGGACGGGCAGAGCCGCTGGTTCGAGGCGACCCTGCCCCTGCACGAGGCGCGGATGCGTTACGCCTGGCAGCTGAACTTTGCAGATGACCACCTCAACTTCACGAGTCTGGGCCTGCACCACAGCCGCCGGGGCTTTCGCAACTGGTTTCAGTACCTGACGGGCTGCCAGCCGCCCACCTGGGCATGGGAAGCATTTTTCTACCAGATCTTTCCGGATCGCTTCCGCAATGGCGACCCGACCAACGACGTGCAGACCGGCGAATATCTGTACCAGGGCCGCCCGGTCGAGCACGTGGCCTGGGACACCCCTATCGACCGGCGCGGGGATATTCACGCGCATTACGGGGGCGACCTGAACGGCGTCACGCAGGCCCTGCCGTACCTGCGCGACCTGGGCATCACGGGGCTATGGCTCACGCCGGTTTTCGTTTCGCCCAGCAACCACCGCTACGACATCACCGATTACCGCCGTATCGACCCGCACCTGGGCGGTCAGGCGGCCTGGGACGAACTGGTGGCGCACGCCGACCAGTCCGGCATCCGGATCGTGCTGGACGGCGTGTTCAACCACATGGGCAACGAGAACGCGCTGTTTCAGGCAGCGCTGGCCCAGGGCGACGCCCCCGAACGACAGCTGTTTACCTGGCGCGACGAACCCGGCAAGCCCCCCTACCACTCCTTCTTCGACGTGCCGACCCTGCCGAAAATAGATTACGGCAACGAATTTGCCGTGCAGGAGTTTCTGAGCGGCGAGGAAAGCGTGGTGCGCCACTGGCTCCGGCGCGGCGCGGCGGGCTGGCGGCTGGACGTGGCGCACATGATCGGCGTGTCCGGCACGGATCAGGAGAACCTGACCTTGCACCGCGCCCTGAAAAGCGCGGCCCGCCAGGAACGCCCGGACGCCTACGTGTTCGGCGAGCGCTTCTACGACCCGGAACTGGCGCTGGACGGCCAGGGCGAGGACGGCAGCATGAATTACCACGGGTTCGGCCTGCCGGTCATGCAGTGGCTGAGCGGCCAGAGCATCTTCGGCGAACCCAGCCGCCTGGCCGGCGAGGAACTGGTGGACATCCTGTGGGACGCCTACCACGCCCTGCCGCCGCAGGTGGCGCTGAGTATGTTCAACCTGCTGGAATCGCACGACATCGGCCGCGCCCATCAGCGCCTGGGCGAAAGCCGCCGCAAGTTTCTGGCGGCCTTCACGCTGCTGTGCGCCTACCCGGGCGTACCCTGCACATACTACGGCTCGGAGGTGGGCGTCACGCAAAGCCGTGCCGGAACCATGCCGTGGTGCCGCGAACCTATGCCCTGGGATGAAAGCCGCTGGGACAAGCCTCTGCTTGAACAGGTAAAACGCCTGATTCGCGTGCGTCTCGACACCCCTGTGCTGCACAGCGGGGCCCTGCGCTTCATTCACGCGGAGGCCGACGCCATCGCTTTCCTGCGTGAAACTACCGATGCCCAGGGTCGACCCCAGCGGGCGGTGGCCCTGGCCAGCCGCCGCGCCGACACCCACCCCGTTACCCTGCACCTTCCGGGCGGCCCGTGGCGCGACACTTTGACGGGTGAAGCCGTTCCCGGCGGCACCGTGACGCTGGACGCCTGTGGCGGCCGCCTGCTCCTGCACCCCTGA